A section of the Fibrobacter sp. genome encodes:
- a CDS encoding Tol-Pal system beta propeller repeat protein TolB → MNRRFLLFFLICGLTGITYAEKFDLEVYASKFDSIPVGILDFKASNGVQLTENEPWKVIANDLDFCGRFQVVTAKEFDSAAFAKANVGLYIDGQYMVEGNTVTIDCYLRDVVNRELIIGKKYKGEKKALRGMAHRYSNEIVAMLFGDKGIFESRILYVKVTGNRKNIAMMDFDGFSRGNITDNDVINLFPTFADQNTVIWTSYLRGKPDLYKGSILDGSSKIFIYSRAVESSPDVSPVDGTVAYASSKNGNLDIYTCNPDGTNVKQLTAHYGVDTSPSWSPNGYQIAFTSDRSGNPHIYVMDAEGGNQRRLTFEGKYADSPAWSPKGDKIAFQMMGENGSFDIYTIAPDGSKLTKVTNMPGNNEYPTWAPDGSLIAFVNTAGGRSDLFVVKHDGSRARRVTSSGDVRMPDWSDF, encoded by the coding sequence ATGAATAGACGTTTTCTGTTGTTTTTTCTGATATGTGGATTGACTGGTATCACTTATGCCGAGAAATTCGATCTTGAGGTATATGCCAGCAAGTTCGACAGTATTCCTGTCGGGATACTCGACTTCAAAGCATCCAACGGGGTGCAGTTGACCGAGAATGAGCCCTGGAAGGTGATCGCAAATGATCTTGATTTCTGCGGCAGGTTTCAGGTTGTCACAGCAAAGGAATTTGACAGTGCTGCTTTTGCTAAAGCCAATGTGGGGCTTTACATCGATGGTCAGTACATGGTAGAGGGAAACACTGTGACTATCGATTGTTACCTGCGGGATGTAGTTAACAGGGAGCTTATTATCGGAAAGAAGTACAAGGGGGAGAAGAAGGCTCTGCGTGGGATGGCTCACCGCTATTCCAACGAGATCGTTGCGATGCTCTTCGGTGACAAGGGGATTTTCGAGAGCCGTATTCTCTATGTGAAAGTTACCGGGAACAGGAAGAATATCGCCATGATGGATTTTGACGGCTTCAGCAGGGGGAATATCACGGATAACGATGTGATCAATCTGTTCCCCACTTTTGCTGATCAGAACACAGTAATATGGACCTCTTATCTGCGCGGTAAACCGGATCTTTACAAAGGATCAATACTTGATGGGTCATCGAAGATATTTATCTACAGCCGCGCTGTGGAATCTTCTCCGGATGTCTCACCGGTGGATGGTACAGTTGCATACGCCTCATCAAAGAACGGAAATCTCGATATTTACACTTGCAATCCTGACGGGACCAATGTGAAACAGTTGACCGCTCATTACGGAGTCGATACTTCCCCCTCATGGTCCCCTAACGGTTATCAGATTGCATTTACTTCCGACCGTTCCGGAAATCCTCATATCTATGTAATGGACGCGGAGGGCGGAAATCAGCGTCGGTTGACATTTGAGGGAAAATACGCCGATTCTCCTGCCTGGTCTCCAAAGGGGGATAAAATCGCGTTTCAGATGATGGGTGAGAACGGTTCTTTCGATATCTACACCATAGCACCCGACGGATCGAAATTGACAAAAGTCACTAACATGCCCGGTAACAACGAGTATCCTACCTGGGCTCCTGACGGCTCACTGATAGCTTTTGTGAATACTGCCGGAGGCAGAAGTGATCTTTTCGTGGTGAAGCATGATGGAAGCAGGGCCCGAAGGGTCACATCGAGCGGTGATGTAAGAATGCCGGACTGGTCAGATTTTTAG